In Psychrilyobacter piezotolerans, the following are encoded in one genomic region:
- a CDS encoding transglycosylase domain-containing protein, whose product MKKLFKFSFVGAVAVFAAMSLLGLVLVIGAFKSLPNVEELVESYDPSVPTTIYDSNEKVVDLISREMREMVTMDEIPDYVKDAFVAIEDKRFYKHPGLDPIRLGKAVLVNLSQGRIAQGGSTITQQLAKNAFLSNEKKLMRKVKEVLIALEIEKKFSKDEILEKYINEIYFGSGFYGIQTASESIFGKQVSELNLPEAALLAGIPNRPSYYNPRKNLENAVKRSRLVLKQMKKQDLISQKEYEQAVKHKFIGEKEFTKNFKGDDFTSVIKEKSSRNYLKSPEFTDIIEKKLFELFDENTVYEGGLQVYTSLDLEMQKIALETFNEYQPFKNNPRLQGALITIDSSNGYVKSIVGGKNFKDGNFNRAIRAERQAGSAFKPFVYYTALEKGISMNAVREDSEAKFGKWEPQNYGKNFTGDVTLLEAMEKSINIIAIKLLKEIGIKEVIETVEKTGAHMDIPKDLTAALGTMTTSPYELATAYIPFSNGGYKINPVFITKILNREGHIIYETPVKMEKVFKSTDVSLLVHMMKGVVANGSGKTAKVKDRKGNPIEQGGKTGTTNDFRSAWYAGITPEYVTTLYVGYDDNSSMPAGSTGGSLAAPLWRKYYQKMIDKDVYKPGKFKFMENHISKGELVLVDIDSKTGFAGEPTMGSKRTGLFKRGDEPEKEPRGHLLRLKKFFGKDTEILDEDVKEIEAEIIDEDQEVTGEEEEDIDAGILAKDIKETDSKIIDEGDHS is encoded by the coding sequence ATGAAAAAATTATTTAAATTTTCTTTTGTGGGGGCTGTAGCAGTATTTGCTGCTATGTCTCTTTTGGGTCTTGTTCTTGTGATAGGAGCATTTAAAAGTCTTCCTAATGTTGAGGAATTGGTAGAATCCTATGACCCTTCTGTGCCCACTACAATTTATGATTCCAATGAAAAGGTGGTGGATCTCATCTCCAGAGAGATGCGGGAGATGGTAACCATGGATGAAATACCCGATTATGTAAAGGATGCCTTTGTGGCTATAGAAGATAAGAGGTTTTACAAACATCCGGGACTGGATCCCATAAGGCTGGGAAAAGCTGTTCTGGTAAACCTGTCTCAGGGAAGAATTGCCCAGGGTGGAAGCACTATTACCCAGCAGCTGGCCAAAAATGCATTCCTAAGCAATGAAAAAAAGCTCATGAGAAAGGTAAAGGAAGTTCTTATAGCTTTGGAAATCGAAAAAAAATTCAGTAAGGATGAGATCTTGGAAAAATACATCAATGAAATCTATTTTGGTTCCGGGTTTTATGGAATCCAAACAGCATCGGAGTCCATCTTTGGGAAGCAGGTATCTGAACTAAACCTTCCTGAAGCAGCATTGCTGGCAGGAATTCCAAACAGACCATCCTACTATAATCCCAGAAAAAATCTGGAGAATGCAGTGAAAAGATCCCGTCTGGTGCTAAAGCAGATGAAAAAACAGGATCTCATAAGCCAGAAAGAATATGAGCAGGCTGTAAAACATAAGTTCATCGGGGAAAAGGAGTTTACTAAAAACTTTAAAGGAGATGACTTTACCTCTGTGATAAAGGAGAAGAGCAGCAGAAATTATCTTAAATCTCCGGAATTTACCGATATCATAGAAAAAAAGCTCTTTGAGTTATTTGATGAAAATACAGTATACGAAGGTGGACTTCAAGTATATACATCTCTTGATCTTGAGATGCAGAAAATCGCACTGGAAACCTTTAATGAATATCAGCCCTTTAAAAATAATCCCAGGCTTCAGGGTGCTCTCATAACCATAGATTCCAGCAATGGTTATGTAAAGAGTATAGTAGGGGGGAAAAACTTTAAGGACGGAAATTTTAACAGAGCTATAAGGGCTGAAAGACAGGCAGGATCTGCCTTTAAACCTTTTGTCTACTACACTGCCCTTGAAAAGGGGATATCTATGAATGCAGTGAGGGAAGACTCGGAGGCTAAGTTTGGGAAATGGGAACCCCAAAATTACGGTAAGAATTTTACAGGAGATGTAACCCTTCTTGAGGCAATGGAGAAGTCTATAAATATAATAGCCATCAAGCTGCTGAAAGAAATAGGAATTAAAGAAGTAATTGAAACTGTTGAAAAAACCGGAGCACATATGGATATTCCAAAGGATCTTACTGCTGCTCTGGGGACAATGACCACATCTCCCTATGAGCTGGCCACTGCCTACATACCTTTTTCCAACGGAGGATATAAGATAAATCCCGTATTCATCACCAAAATTTTGAATAGAGAGGGACATATAATCTACGAAACCCCTGTGAAGATGGAGAAGGTTTTTAAAAGTACCGATGTATCTTTACTTGTACACATGATGAAGGGTGTGGTTGCCAATGGTTCGGGGAAAACTGCTAAAGTGAAGGATAGGAAAGGGAACCCTATAGAACAAGGGGGGAAAACGGGAACTACAAATGATTTCAGATCAGCCTGGTATGCTGGTATTACACCTGAATATGTAACTACTCTCTATGTAGGTTATGATGATAATTCATCTATGCCGGCCGGTTCTACCGGTGGTTCTCTGGCTGCTCCACTCTGGAGAAAATATTATCAGAAGATGATAGATAAGGATGTCTATAAGCCCGGAAAATTTAAGTTTATGGAGAACCATATAAGCAAAGGAGAGCTTGTTCTGGTGGATATAGATTCCAAAACAGGTTTTGCAGGAGAGCCCACCATGGGATCAAAAAGAACCGGACTCTTTAAGAGGGGGGATGAACCTGAAAAAGAACCCAGGGGACACTTACTGAGACTAAAAAAATTCTTTGGGAAAGATACAGAGATCCTAGATGAAGATGTAAAAGAGATAGAAGCTGAAATTATAGATGAAGACCAGGAAGTTACAGGTGAAGAAGAGGAAGATATCGATGCAGGGATACTGGCTAAGGATATAAAAGAGACAGATTCAAAAATTATAGATGAAGGGGATCATTCTTAA
- the gpmI gene encoding 2,3-bisphosphoglycerate-independent phosphoglycerate mutase, with product MAKKPVMLMILDGWGINEHKEQKNAIADVHPENICKLMKDYPNSRIKAAGEAVGLPDGQMGNSEVGHLNLGAGRVIYQPLVKISKDIKDGEFFEIETLKKAFSHAKENNSAVHLGGLVSDGGVHSHITHIYGLLEMAKKSGVEKVYIHAFLDGRDTPPQSADKYVAELEAKISEIGVGQIATVAGRYYAMDRDNNYDRTKLAYDAMANGIGNTAKDGITAVKDSYTNKINDEFVMPTVIEGVDGQLKDGDVFINFNFRPDRARQITRAVNDKEFTGFQREYKEIEVLCMRQYDATIDADIIYTDDKIVNTLGEVLAKNNLNQLRTAETEKYAHVTFFFNGGEEIAFDGEDRKLVASPKVATYDLKPEMSAYEVTDGVLEALEENKYDVIILNFANPDMVGHTGNFEAAKKAVAVVDECVGKIADKMLELDGVLMVTADHGNVDLMEDPETHVPFTAHTTNDVPFILVSNRYKDALVKDGKLADFAPTILTVLGIEVPKEMTGDILIKN from the coding sequence ATGGCAAAGAAACCAGTTATGCTGATGATATTGGACGGTTGGGGAATAAATGAGCATAAAGAACAAAAAAATGCAATTGCAGATGTGCACCCGGAAAATATATGCAAGCTGATGAAGGACTATCCTAATTCTAGGATCAAGGCAGCAGGAGAAGCTGTGGGACTTCCAGATGGTCAAATGGGTAACTCAGAGGTAGGACATCTTAATTTAGGAGCAGGAAGGGTAATATACCAGCCACTGGTTAAGATATCAAAGGATATCAAAGATGGAGAGTTTTTTGAGATAGAAACATTAAAAAAGGCATTTAGCCATGCCAAAGAAAACAATAGTGCAGTACATTTAGGAGGACTGGTATCTGACGGTGGAGTTCATTCTCATATAACTCATATTTATGGATTGTTAGAGATGGCTAAAAAATCAGGAGTAGAAAAAGTGTATATCCATGCATTCCTTGACGGAAGGGATACTCCTCCACAATCAGCGGATAAATATGTAGCAGAATTAGAAGCTAAAATATCTGAGATTGGTGTAGGCCAGATAGCAACTGTTGCTGGTAGATACTATGCAATGGACAGGGATAATAACTATGACAGAACAAAGTTAGCCTACGATGCCATGGCTAATGGAATAGGAAATACTGCAAAAGACGGGATCACAGCTGTTAAAGATTCATATACAAATAAAATAAATGATGAATTTGTAATGCCCACAGTCATAGAAGGTGTAGACGGGCAGTTGAAAGATGGAGATGTGTTTATCAACTTCAACTTCAGACCAGATAGAGCCAGACAGATCACAAGAGCTGTAAATGATAAGGAGTTCACAGGTTTTCAAAGGGAATATAAAGAGATAGAAGTACTGTGTATGAGACAATATGACGCTACTATCGATGCAGATATCATCTATACAGATGATAAAATAGTAAATACATTGGGTGAGGTATTGGCTAAAAATAACCTGAACCAATTGAGAACAGCAGAAACTGAAAAATATGCCCATGTTACTTTCTTCTTTAATGGAGGGGAGGAAATTGCCTTTGATGGCGAGGATAGAAAATTAGTAGCTTCTCCTAAGGTAGCTACCTACGATTTAAAGCCTGAAATGAGTGCATATGAGGTGACAGATGGTGTATTAGAGGCGTTAGAAGAGAATAAATATGATGTAATCATATTAAATTTTGCTAACCCTGATATGGTAGGACATACTGGAAACTTTGAGGCAGCTAAAAAGGCTGTAGCAGTAGTGGATGAGTGTGTAGGTAAAATTGCAGATAAGATGCTGGAATTAGATGGTGTACTTATGGTTACAGCAGATCATGGAAATGTAGATCTGATGGAAGATCCAGAGACCCATGTGCCGTTTACTGCCCACACAACCAATGATGTACCGTTTATCTTAGTATCCAATAGATATAAGGATGCCCTGGTAAAAGACGGGAAATTGGCAGATTTTGCTCCTACAATATTAACTGTTTTAGGAATAGAAGTGCCTAAAGAGATGACAGGAGATATATTAATTAAGAATTAA
- a CDS encoding YraN family protein, giving the protein MDNRAVGTKYEGIAMSYLAEKGYYQLGRNYYSRYGELDLICRDEKKGEIVFVEVKYRKSEEYGNGLESITRSKQRKLIKTAAVYLKDKKIKDTPYRFDIISILGDEIEHIENAIWGDCL; this is encoded by the coding sequence ATGGACAATAGAGCTGTCGGAACAAAATATGAGGGGATAGCCATGAGTTACCTGGCTGAAAAAGGGTATTACCAGCTGGGAAGAAATTATTATTCCAGATATGGAGAATTAGACCTCATATGCAGGGATGAAAAAAAGGGCGAAATAGTTTTTGTAGAGGTGAAATATAGAAAAAGTGAAGAATATGGAAATGGACTGGAATCTATTACCAGATCCAAGCAGAGAAAACTGATAAAGACAGCTGCAGTTTATTTGAAGGATAAAAAAATAAAGGATACTCCCTATAGATTCGATATAATATCTATATTAGGGGATGAAATAGAGCATATTGAAAATGCTATTTGGGGTGATTGTTTATGA
- a CDS encoding ComF family protein, giving the protein MKSLNHSIIRQLFFKNSCILCPEKAHDNLHYMCYNCHKSLRDTGNLKRFNDIYYLWNYDEKLKKIIEEYKFKNKLYIGELLFGLIGEELDKLIKKEKIDGIIPIPVSHKRLMERGFNQVEELLKFGGYSYIKTSRIKETNHMYELLNSEARRKNIKSAFKIERLKGLKKVLIIDDIITTGSTMKEFITEIKNNNDTIKIVVFTLALSKTAKKINLKMR; this is encoded by the coding sequence ATGAAGAGCCTGAACCACAGCATCATTAGACAGCTATTCTTTAAGAATAGCTGTATTCTTTGTCCTGAAAAAGCCCATGACAACCTTCATTATATGTGTTATAATTGCCATAAAAGCCTAAGAGATACGGGGAATTTAAAAAGATTCAATGATATCTATTACCTTTGGAATTATGATGAAAAGTTAAAGAAAATAATAGAAGAATATAAGTTTAAAAACAAACTTTATATAGGTGAGCTGCTATTTGGCTTGATAGGGGAAGAACTGGATAAACTGATAAAAAAAGAGAAAATAGATGGGATAATCCCAATACCTGTAAGTCATAAAAGACTCATGGAAAGGGGGTTTAACCAGGTGGAGGAACTCTTGAAATTTGGCGGATATTCCTATATAAAAACCAGCAGGATCAAGGAAACTAACCATATGTATGAACTCCTGAATTCGGAGGCTAGAAGAAAAAACATAAAATCAGCATTTAAAATAGAGAGATTAAAAGGGCTAAAAAAAGTTTTAATAATAGATGATATAATAACGACAGGTTCAACCATGAAGGAATTTATAACTGAGATTAAAAATAATAACGATACTATAAAGATAGTAGTATTTACCTTGGCTTTATCTAAAACTGCTAAAAAAATAAATTTAAAAATGAGGTAA
- a CDS encoding RluA family pseudouridine synthase — protein MREIREILNLKAEIEDKGTRLDAFLSEKIEGYTKSYTQKLIEDELVEIIGKKKTRPGNKLKGNEEIKVTVLEDEVLDVVAEDIPLDIVYEDEHIVIINKKPDMVIHPAAGHHSGTLVNAIMHHIKDLSTISGVIRPGIVHRLDKNTSGLIIVAKTNEAHLKLTEMFKDKTIKKTYLAICKGNLKNKEGRIENQIGRDSKDRKKMTVVRDNGRTAITNYEVINEVEYFSLVKVDLETGRTHQIRVHMKYLNHSILGDDVYGKASKKADRQMLHAYKLEFDHPITGEKMEITGDLPEDFKKVMENLGLEFKG, from the coding sequence ATGAGAGAAATAAGAGAGATATTAAATTTAAAAGCTGAGATTGAGGATAAAGGGACAAGATTGGATGCTTTTTTAAGTGAAAAAATAGAGGGGTATACTAAGTCATACACACAAAAACTTATAGAAGATGAATTAGTAGAGATCATAGGCAAGAAAAAAACACGTCCTGGAAATAAATTAAAGGGGAATGAAGAGATAAAGGTAACTGTATTAGAAGATGAAGTTTTAGATGTTGTTGCTGAAGATATCCCATTGGACATAGTATATGAAGATGAGCATATTGTGATAATAAATAAAAAACCGGATATGGTAATCCATCCGGCAGCAGGACATCATAGCGGAACCTTGGTAAATGCAATAATGCATCATATAAAAGACCTGTCTACTATAAGCGGAGTAATCAGACCGGGTATAGTCCATAGACTGGACAAAAATACAAGCGGGCTTATTATTGTAGCAAAAACCAATGAAGCACATCTTAAATTAACGGAGATGTTTAAAGATAAGACTATAAAGAAAACATATCTTGCCATATGCAAGGGGAACCTGAAGAACAAAGAAGGTAGGATAGAAAACCAAATAGGCAGAGACAGTAAAGACAGAAAGAAGATGACTGTTGTCAGAGACAATGGTAGAACGGCTATAACTAATTATGAAGTAATAAATGAAGTTGAATACTTTAGTCTGGTAAAGGTAGATTTAGAAACTGGCAGAACTCACCAGATAAGGGTACATATGAAATATTTAAATCACTCAATACTGGGAGATGACGTATACGGGAAGGCTTCTAAAAAAGCAGACAGACAGATGCTGCATGCATATAAATTAGAATTCGATCATCCTATTACAGGGGAAAAGATGGAAATTACAGGAGATCTGCCAGAAGATTTCAAAAAGGTAATGGAAAATTTGGGATTGGAGTTTAAGGGATAA
- the tpiA gene encoding triose-phosphate isomerase, whose product MRKTIIAGNWKMNKTHKEAAETLKKLAELVIDRENLGGVEVIIGAPFTALESAVRATENTPIAIAAENMNANESGAFTGEISATMLKELGVEYVILGHSERRAMYGETDAIVNAKVLAALKAGLKPILCIGEQLEDRETGKTNEVNGTQLKGGLSGVSVEDMKNVIVAYEPVWAIGTGVTATPEMAEETHAFVRSVLVELYGNDVAEEVTIQYGGSMKPENAKELLAQKNIDGGLVGGAALDAEVFYGIIAAGK is encoded by the coding sequence ATGAGAAAAACGATAATTGCAGGAAACTGGAAGATGAACAAAACACATAAAGAAGCAGCTGAAACATTGAAGAAATTAGCTGAATTAGTAATAGATAGAGAAAACTTAGGTGGAGTAGAAGTAATCATAGGAGCTCCATTTACAGCACTTGAATCTGCAGTAAGAGCTACTGAAAATACACCTATCGCAATTGCAGCAGAAAATATGAATGCAAACGAATCTGGAGCATTTACAGGAGAAATATCTGCAACTATGTTAAAGGAATTGGGAGTAGAATATGTAATCCTAGGACATTCTGAAAGAAGAGCAATGTATGGTGAAACAGATGCAATTGTAAATGCAAAAGTATTAGCTGCATTAAAAGCAGGATTGAAGCCAATCTTATGTATCGGTGAGCAGTTAGAAGACAGAGAAACTGGAAAGACAAATGAAGTTAACGGAACTCAATTAAAAGGTGGATTATCTGGAGTATCAGTTGAAGATATGAAAAACGTAATCGTAGCATATGAGCCGGTATGGGCTATCGGAACTGGGGTAACAGCAACTCCTGAGATGGCAGAGGAAACTCATGCATTCGTAAGAAGTGTATTGGTAGAATTATACGGAAATGACGTAGCTGAAGAAGTTACTATCCAGTATGGTGGATCTATGAAGCCGGAAAATGCAAAGGAATTATTAGCACAAAAAAATATAGATGGTGGATTAGTTGGAGGAGCTGCACTTGATGCAGAAGTATTCTACGGTATCATCGCAGCAGGAAAATAG
- a CDS encoding ribonuclease HII, producing MLEFDKEYGDSIIGIDEAGRGPLAGPVVASAVKIINYVEEFDMINDSKKLTEKKREFLFDLILANCEVGVGIANEKEIDQINILNATFLAMRRAVEDLEAGGTEFDLALIDGNHKIREYDAPQEFVIKGDGKSLAIAAASIIAKVTRDRIMVKYDELYPEYGFAKHKGYGTKQHREALLSHGKVGCHRESFLTKILAPKLF from the coding sequence ATGCTGGAATTTGACAAGGAATACGGAGATAGTATAATAGGGATAGATGAGGCTGGACGTGGGCCCCTTGCAGGGCCTGTAGTAGCATCTGCTGTAAAGATAATCAACTATGTAGAAGAGTTTGATATGATAAATGACTCGAAAAAATTAACCGAGAAAAAAAGAGAATTTTTATTTGACCTAATCTTAGCCAACTGCGAAGTAGGTGTGGGGATAGCCAATGAAAAGGAGATAGACCAGATAAATATCTTAAATGCTACATTTCTTGCTATGAGAAGAGCGGTAGAAGATCTAGAGGCCGGGGGAACAGAATTTGACCTTGCCTTAATTGACGGGAACCATAAGATCCGTGAGTATGATGCTCCCCAGGAGTTTGTAATTAAAGGTGATGGGAAGAGTCTGGCTATCGCAGCTGCAAGTATCATAGCCAAAGTAACCAGGGATAGGATTATGGTGAAATATGATGAACTTTATCCTGAATATGGATTTGCAAAACATAAGGGATATGGGACAAAACAGCACCGGGAAGCACTTTTAAGTCACGGAAAAGTAGGTTGTCATAGGGAGAGTTTTTTGACTAAGATCCTGGCTCCTAAATTATTTTAG
- a CDS encoding putative sulfate exporter family transporter — MVKKDRLGLGLTAVLLVVTIWISKKFGWNEINTALMLGIVVGNLFLGRKAYKFYPGFNFANKKILPIAITCLGVKVNYIILLDLGVKIIGFVFLMVVMLLLTGKYVAKFMGEKEEFGLLLGSGGVASIAGTSEVLGEPEEEFALAIIAMNILGLTAMMIMPGISRFLGFDSTQSALYIGGTLSSFIHIIPAAYSIGAESLGLALLIKTGKLLFFPLVLIYIAGTKKKKSTDEKKMEKKKIKLPFFVKGFMVVGVIFTALQYGTEKINLQWYIDGVRYLKLIFSYTFKYLLMFALIGIGGKINIRTLLVNGKRLIIYSLVLMVVQLALGAGLVKMFY, encoded by the coding sequence ATGGTAAAAAAAGATAGATTAGGTCTTGGTTTAACTGCAGTTCTGCTCGTTGTGACTATATGGATATCCAAAAAATTTGGATGGAATGAAATAAATACAGCATTGATGCTGGGGATAGTTGTAGGAAATTTATTCTTAGGGAGAAAAGCATACAAGTTTTATCCTGGATTTAATTTTGCCAACAAAAAAATATTACCCATAGCAATTACATGTTTAGGAGTGAAGGTAAATTATATAATTCTTCTGGATTTAGGAGTAAAAATTATAGGTTTTGTGTTTTTAATGGTTGTGATGCTGCTGCTGACGGGGAAATATGTGGCTAAATTTATGGGTGAAAAAGAAGAATTTGGATTGCTGTTGGGATCTGGAGGGGTAGCGAGTATAGCCGGAACTTCAGAAGTACTTGGGGAGCCAGAGGAAGAATTTGCCCTGGCTATCATTGCCATGAATATTTTAGGGCTGACAGCCATGATGATCATGCCTGGTATATCGAGATTTTTAGGTTTTGATTCCACCCAGTCTGCTCTATATATAGGCGGGACTCTGAGTTCGTTTATCCATATAATACCTGCAGCTTATAGTATTGGAGCGGAATCTTTGGGGCTGGCACTCCTGATAAAAACAGGAAAATTATTATTTTTCCCCTTGGTTTTAATCTATATAGCCGGAACAAAAAAGAAAAAATCTACAGATGAAAAAAAAATGGAGAAAAAAAAAATAAAACTGCCTTTTTTTGTCAAAGGATTCATGGTTGTGGGAGTTATCTTTACAGCCTTGCAGTATGGGACAGAAAAAATAAATCTGCAGTGGTATATAGATGGAGTTAGATATTTAAAACTTATATTCAGCTATACTTTTAAATATCTGTTGATGTTTGCACTTATTGGAATAGGCGGTAAGATAAATATAAGGACTTTATTGGTTAACGGGAAAAGGCTGATCATATACTCACTGGTGCTTATGGTGGTACAGCTGGCCCTGGGAGCAGGGCTGGTAAAGATGTTTTATTAG
- a CDS encoding alpha amylase N-terminal ig-like domain-containing protein, whose amino-acid sequence MKKWLTIMGMTLLMGCSNNEILKIKEDTPIPVVTKKGDSYVFLDDLKHRSTTKYMICDGDKKQLKILIRVRKNDIEKINLILDGETKKMESLGFRGEYEVFSADINETVKKDVNYYFEIIDGRFKYFYGEKSSYYPEDVTAFTYTIEYKQRELPSWAGGMVWYSIYVDSFRDGDEKNSPIYSEFGPGYYFSPSGRLNDGTLRSELISPEKWQTNGTLQGFEVTDWGDDWNTPPYSEIEAKNRYFTYAVKNTRRYGGDLQGVMDKLDYLKDLGVEGIKLSPVYYSSSSHKLDTIDYGHISPDYGITDKNSYRELETGLGSDIWTNSDKFFQNLVDEIHKKNMRVVLDINFSYVSPEFFAYRDLLKNGDSSKYKNWFILNGELKNKDKKILLNLEDKSVQDYLIAATVKWVKGYENKGIDGYFVKNDLTGKGFLTRWKKALLEINSEFILVGESTEENENNLGKDGFDIIGSYELGAWMEGLFESRSSIETVKGGMEIYSIKTPRWNLIESYDTDRFYSGLINPNREFDRLNSYGRDDYINIRPDLIDKNAIKKLKLAALIQLTIDGSPVIYYGNEKAMWGGDSPDNRKPMIWDDIKFENETDSLKKYSKNRDKIAGIFKTDMIKDRISYSVVADKTLEDWYRQISEFRNFDMELFKNGDLEILDLDKDKYLEDGSVEKIWETDVFSYKREYKGRSAIIVINRSGLKKTVEVPVQGEKGYTDYYSGKRYNILGDKIRVELEGYGYLILYRRVEFD is encoded by the coding sequence ATGAAAAAATGGTTGACTATTATGGGAATGACTCTGCTTATGGGGTGCTCAAACAATGAGATATTAAAGATAAAGGAGGATACTCCGATTCCTGTCGTTACAAAAAAAGGAGACAGTTATGTATTTTTAGATGATTTAAAGCATAGATCTACAACTAAGTATATGATCTGTGATGGGGATAAAAAACAGCTGAAAATATTAATCAGAGTACGAAAAAATGATATAGAAAAGATAAATTTAATATTGGATGGGGAGACAAAAAAGATGGAATCTCTGGGATTTCGTGGGGAGTATGAAGTTTTTTCAGCCGACATAAATGAAACAGTCAAAAAAGACGTAAATTATTATTTTGAGATAATAGATGGTAGATTTAAATATTTTTATGGGGAAAAATCATCATATTATCCGGAAGATGTGACTGCATTTACCTATACTATAGAGTATAAACAGAGGGAACTCCCCAGCTGGGCTGGGGGAATGGTATGGTATTCCATCTATGTGGACAGCTTTCGGGATGGAGATGAAAAAAACAGCCCTATCTATTCAGAATTCGGGCCCGGGTATTATTTTAGTCCCAGCGGAAGGTTAAATGACGGAACTTTAAGATCGGAATTGATCTCCCCGGAAAAGTGGCAGACAAATGGAACCCTCCAGGGGTTTGAAGTAACAGATTGGGGAGATGACTGGAATACTCCTCCATATTCAGAAATTGAAGCTAAAAACAGGTATTTTACCTATGCAGTAAAAAATACCAGAAGATATGGGGGGGACCTCCAGGGGGTAATGGATAAACTGGATTATCTGAAAGATTTAGGAGTTGAGGGGATAAAACTGTCCCCTGTGTATTATTCAAGTTCAAGTCATAAATTAGATACCATAGATTACGGGCATATCTCCCCAGATTACGGAATTACAGATAAAAATTCATACAGAGAATTAGAAACTGGCTTAGGAAGTGATATCTGGACTAACTCAGATAAATTTTTTCAAAATTTAGTGGATGAGATCCATAAAAAAAATATGAGAGTGGTCTTGGATATTAACTTTTCATATGTATCTCCAGAATTTTTTGCATACAGGGATCTGTTGAAAAATGGGGACAGTTCAAAATATAAAAACTGGTTTATTCTCAACGGGGAATTAAAAAATAAAGATAAAAAAATACTTTTAAATCTAGAGGATAAGTCGGTGCAGGATTACCTGATTGCAGCAACAGTAAAATGGGTAAAGGGCTATGAAAATAAGGGGATAGACGGGTATTTTGTAAAAAATGACCTGACCGGCAAAGGTTTTTTGACCAGATGGAAAAAGGCACTTTTAGAGATAAACAGTGAATTTATCCTGGTTGGAGAATCTACAGAGGAAAATGAAAATAATTTAGGAAAAGATGGTTTTGATATCATAGGTTCCTATGAACTGGGAGCCTGGATGGAGGGCTTATTTGAAAGCAGAAGCAGTATAGAGACAGTAAAGGGCGGGATGGAAATTTACAGTATTAAAACTCCCAGGTGGAATTTGATAGAATCCTATGATACCGACAGATTTTATTCTGGTCTGATAAATCCAAATCGGGAATTTGACCGATTAAACAGTTATGGCAGAGATGATTATATAAATATCAGACCTGATTTGATCGACAAAAATGCTATAAAAAAATTAAAATTAGCTGCCTTAATCCAGTTAACTATAGATGGAAGCCCGGTTATATACTATGGTAATGAAAAAGCAATGTGGGGCGGTGATTCTCCTGACAACAGAAAACCAATGATCTGGGACGATATAAAGTTTGAAAATGAAACCGATAGTCTGAAAAAATACAGTAAAAATAGAGATAAAATAGCCGGAATATTTAAAACGGACATGATAAAAGATAGAATATCTTATAGTGTAGTGGCAGATAAAACTTTAGAAGACTGGTACAGACAAATTTCTGAATTTAGAAACTTTGACATGGAGCTGTTTAAAAATGGTGATTTAGAGATACTGGACCTGGACAAAGATAAATATCTGGAAGATGGAAGTGTGGAAAAGATATGGGAGACAGATGTGTTTTCTTATAAGAGGGAATATAAGGGCAGAAGTGCAATTATAGTAATAAACAGATCGGGTCTGAAGAAAACAGTGGAAGTGCCGGTACAGGGGGAAAAAGGTTATACAGATTATTACTCTGGAAAAAGATATAATATCCTGGGAGATAAAATCAGGGTAGAACTGGAAGGTTACGGATATCTGATTTTATACAGAAGGGTGGAATTTGATTAA
- a CDS encoding zinc ribbon domain-containing protein, producing MNFRCLKCEGEDYIVKTTFMAEKTPGLRLELGTYYLKICSNCGYTEMYSAKILDKDEEPEPQHH from the coding sequence ATGAATTTTAGATGTTTAAAGTGTGAAGGGGAAGATTATATAGTAAAGACTACATTTATGGCAGAAAAAACACCGGGATTGAGGTTGGAATTAGGGACATATTATCTGAAAATATGTTCAAATTGCGGGTACACAGAGATGTATTCAGCCAAGATACTGGATAAAGATGAAGAGCCTGAACCACAGCATCATTAG